In Desulfonatronospira thiodismutans ASO3-1, a single window of DNA contains:
- the eno gene encoding phosphopyruvate hydratase produces the protein MSVISDILARQILDSRGNPTIEVEVVLESGIIGRAAVPSGASTGSREALELRDGEKAYGGKGVSLAVKHVTEDIAGDLIGMDALRQVEIDEFMIDLDGSENKSKLGANAILGVSMAVARAAATYTGLPLYQYIGGINSKVLPVPQMNIINGGAHAANNLDIQEFMVMPLGASTFSDALRMGAETFHTLKKLLSRDGLSTTVGDEGGFAPNFKSNAQAFEYIIKAIEEAGYQPGSEIALAIDAAASEFYRDGKYHLTGENKILTSDEIIDYYQELAKKFPLISIEDGLAESDWEGWRKFTSMAEDTLQIVGDDIFVTNPSILAEGITTGVGNSILIKLNQIGTLTETMDTIEMAKSSAYSTVISHRSGETEDSFIADLAVAVNAGQIKTGSASRSDRLAKYNQLLRIEEELEEQAIYFGPAIALQWFGKE, from the coding sequence ATGAGCGTAATTTCTGATATCCTGGCCAGGCAGATACTTGATTCAAGGGGCAACCCCACCATAGAAGTTGAGGTGGTTCTGGAATCCGGCATCATCGGACGGGCGGCAGTTCCCTCGGGTGCTTCCACCGGCTCCCGCGAAGCCCTGGAACTAAGAGACGGCGAAAAGGCCTATGGGGGCAAGGGCGTATCCCTGGCCGTAAAACACGTAACCGAGGACATTGCCGGCGATCTCATTGGCATGGATGCCCTGCGCCAGGTGGAGATCGATGAGTTCATGATCGACCTGGACGGCTCTGAAAACAAGTCCAAGCTTGGGGCCAACGCCATCCTGGGGGTCTCCATGGCCGTTGCCCGGGCCGCGGCCACCTACACAGGCCTGCCCCTGTATCAGTATATCGGCGGGATCAATTCCAAGGTCCTCCCGGTGCCCCAGATGAACATTATAAACGGCGGTGCCCACGCAGCCAACAATCTGGACATTCAGGAGTTCATGGTCATGCCCCTGGGTGCCAGCACATTCTCCGATGCCCTGCGCATGGGTGCCGAGACCTTTCATACCCTGAAAAAGCTTCTATCCAGGGATGGCTTATCCACCACAGTGGGGGATGAGGGAGGTTTCGCCCCCAATTTCAAAAGCAATGCCCAGGCCTTTGAATACATAATAAAGGCCATTGAGGAAGCCGGATATCAGCCTGGATCGGAAATCGCGCTGGCCATAGACGCTGCAGCCTCGGAATTCTACCGGGACGGCAAATATCATCTCACCGGGGAAAACAAAATTCTCACCTCGGATGAAATAATCGATTACTATCAGGAGCTGGCCAAGAAGTTCCCCCTTATAAGCATAGAAGACGGGCTGGCTGAAAGCGACTGGGAAGGCTGGCGCAAGTTCACCTCCATGGCCGAGGACACCCTGCAGATAGTAGGAGACGACATCTTTGTCACCAACCCCTCCATTCTGGCCGAAGGCATCACCACCGGGGTGGGCAACTCCATTCTCATCAAGCTCAACCAGATAGGGACACTGACCGAAACCATGGACACCATAGAGATGGCCAAGTCATCCGCCTATTCCACGGTCATTTCCCACCGCTCCGGGGAGACAGAGGATTCTTTCATTGCCGATTTGGCGGTTGCAGTGAACGCCGGTCAGATCAAAACCGGCTCCGCCAGCAGAAGCGACCGCCTGGCCAAGTACAACCAGCTACTGCGCATCGAGGAGGAACTGGAAGAGCAGGCCATTTACTTCGGCCCGGCCATCGCCCTGCAGTGGTTCGGCAAGGAATAA
- a CDS encoding (Fe-S)-binding protein — protein MNIPVSPEKDHPSCILCGRCLEVCPLFKVTAHEEMSPRGKAFLVQHFSSKDISLKEASKLAGLCAGCNRCTTVCPQGIDLPRLISSLKSRHPGWKNWLFSRMLTNGAFFLPLINLGGRLLPQGGSAKVFSPPRSSITPLFKTRVSRKHSGRAVIFPGCFGRYLRRNLTEKAVHILGSTGMEILPTPAWKCCGFPLGQAGFLQEKQACMQANIKMWQELGRPRVYTFCATCRAGLTSDDSPEQLSAAMRMLARHTFSLSSILPDLSIEPLSHAGPQQFIWHEPCHGAQATAPALQEILGAENHGLKVPAGQCCGLGGAFRLQSPRLSLQVAHDLWEHLSPQASDLCLTECAGCMMQLASTAPRGTKTAHWLDLFQK, from the coding sequence ATGAACATACCAGTAAGCCCGGAAAAAGACCACCCGTCCTGTATTCTTTGCGGCAGGTGCCTGGAAGTCTGCCCCCTTTTCAAGGTCACTGCCCACGAGGAAATGAGCCCCAGGGGCAAGGCCTTCCTGGTGCAGCACTTTTCCTCCAAGGATATCAGCCTGAAAGAGGCATCAAAGCTGGCCGGACTTTGCGCCGGCTGCAACAGGTGCACCACGGTCTGCCCCCAGGGCATTGACCTGCCCCGGCTCATCTCCAGTCTCAAGAGCAGGCACCCGGGCTGGAAAAACTGGCTTTTCTCCCGGATGCTTACCAACGGTGCTTTTTTTCTGCCCCTGATAAACCTTGGTGGACGTCTGCTTCCCCAAGGCGGCAGCGCCAAGGTTTTCAGCCCGCCCCGCAGTTCCATAACCCCGCTTTTCAAGACCAGGGTCTCCAGGAAGCACTCGGGCCGGGCCGTGATTTTTCCTGGATGCTTTGGACGTTACCTGCGCCGGAATCTGACAGAAAAGGCCGTCCATATCCTCGGCAGCACCGGCATGGAAATTCTGCCCACCCCGGCCTGGAAATGCTGCGGCTTCCCTTTGGGTCAGGCGGGATTTCTCCAGGAAAAGCAGGCCTGCATGCAGGCCAACATAAAAATGTGGCAGGAGCTGGGCAGGCCCCGGGTGTACACCTTCTGCGCCACCTGCCGGGCCGGACTGACCTCAGACGATTCCCCTGAACAGCTTTCTGCTGCCATGCGCATGCTTGCCCGGCACACATTTTCCCTGTCCAGCATTCTGCCGGATTTAAGCATCGAGCCTTTGTCCCATGCAGGCCCGCAGCAATTTATCTGGCACGAGCCCTGCCACGGTGCACAGGCAACAGCCCCGGCCCTGCAGGAAATCCTCGGGGCAGAAAATCATGGACTAAAAGTCCCGGCTGGGCAGTGCTGCGGCCTGGGTGGAGCCTTTCGCCTGCAGTCGCCCAGGCTTAGCCTGCAGGTGGCCCATGACCTGTGGGAGCATCTGTCCCCCCAGGCATCAGACCTGTGTCTTACCGAATGCGCGGGCTGCATGATGCAGCTGGCCTCCACCGCTCCCCGGGGGACGAAAACGGCCCACTGGCTGGATCTTTTCCAGAAGTGA
- a CDS encoding GAF domain-containing protein: MNNDKWLSRILGLVCSVFDGYSTVLFLRDPGRDICRIAASFSLGDSISTGYEIKTGTGLVGWIAKNDKPLLINNFDRDEGCLGYYPRESESKIKAFMGCPLPQEAGVLCVDSKKTYSFSDKDQKILYQFAQLVQDIRQGLMQADHSLKSREYYRYLALIQELRQRVPKWRSFLQQLLELLSQSTGFSHCFMAARDERGEGYFIEGLQQEILPRVNLKEHKFNIDSGLLGWAFKHGSPVFSGLHEGPAGLPLFGKEVPAKQFKSVICLPLVVHRKTRGLLVLADTGALPIDEELKGFVYMVGDYLGLFLENLYLKSRIS; the protein is encoded by the coding sequence ATGAACAATGATAAATGGCTAAGCAGGATACTGGGACTGGTATGCAGTGTTTTTGACGGCTATTCCACTGTCCTTTTTCTGCGTGATCCGGGCCGGGATATTTGCCGGATAGCTGCAAGCTTCAGCCTGGGCGATTCCATAAGTACCGGGTACGAGATCAAAACAGGGACCGGCCTGGTGGGGTGGATCGCCAAAAACGACAAGCCCCTGCTGATAAACAACTTCGACCGGGACGAGGGCTGTCTTGGTTATTACCCGAGGGAGAGCGAGTCCAAGATCAAGGCATTCATGGGTTGTCCCCTGCCCCAGGAGGCGGGAGTGCTCTGCGTGGACAGCAAAAAAACCTATTCTTTCAGTGACAAGGATCAAAAAATCCTTTATCAGTTCGCCCAGCTTGTCCAGGATATCCGCCAGGGCTTGATGCAGGCGGATCACAGCCTTAAGAGCCGGGAATATTACAGATACCTGGCCCTTATCCAGGAACTGAGGCAAAGGGTGCCTAAGTGGAGATCCTTTCTGCAGCAGCTCCTGGAACTGCTCAGTCAATCCACCGGTTTTTCCCACTGTTTCATGGCGGCCAGGGATGAACGGGGGGAAGGCTACTTCATTGAGGGCCTGCAGCAGGAGATACTGCCCAGGGTCAACCTGAAGGAACACAAGTTCAATATCGATTCCGGGCTGCTGGGGTGGGCCTTTAAGCACGGTTCACCGGTTTTTTCCGGCCTGCATGAAGGACCGGCGGGCCTGCCTCTTTTCGGCAAGGAAGTCCCTGCCAAGCAGTTCAAGTCGGTTATCTGCCTGCCCCTGGTGGTGCACAGAAAGACCAGGGGACTTCTGGTACTGGCTGATACCGGGGCCCTGCCCATAGATGAAGAGCTAAAGGGATTTGTATACATGGTTGGCGATTACCTGGGTCTGTTCCTGGAAAACCTGTATCTCAAAAGCCGCATAAGCTGA
- the ileS gene encoding isoleucine--tRNA ligase produces the protein MTNYKKTLNLPQTTFPMRANLTQNEPGTLKFWEETDAYKQMIQAGGEAPRYVLHDGPPYANGNIHMGTAMNKILKDIIVKSKNFNGYLAEYVPGWDCHGLPIEHKVDQQLRAKGKEVPPLTVRRLCREYATKYLGIQRKEFKRLGVLGVWDDPYQTMHPQYEAATARELGRFIQNGQVIRGKKPIYWCIDCRTALAEAEVEYDQHTSPSIYVAFPVKDTGLQKIFPQVDPDKTYALIWTTTPWTLPGNKAIAAHPDLEYSLVQVDGAFYILAGELVETAAGIFGWQDYTDMGRVRGSELEGLQARHPFLERSSPFVLAGYVSLESGTGLVHTAPGHGREDYETGLKYGLEVLSPLDDHGRFDDSVPFLAGKNVHEANPLVVSRLEEQGLLPAQKKMTHSYPHCWRCKQPVIFRATTQWFITMEANSLRHKALEAIKEQVQWIPAWGRERIYSMIEHRPDWCISRQRNWGVPIVALICGKCDHAYTDPEWFFSIVERFEKHERGCDYWFEAELEEVVPQGLSCPECGSQEWQKEDDILDVWFDSGTSFAAVLEKRPECSFPADMYLEGTDQHRGWFHSSLLASMGTRGSPPYKTVLTHGYVVDGEGRKMSKSIGNVIAPQEIIDKYGAEILRIWVSAVDYQEDVRISQEILTRLVDAYRRIRNTCRYVLSNLYDFDPQKDMVDFGRMHPLDRYTLHLVMEKDQAMHRAYERFEFHKVYHNLHNLCVLELSSFYLDIIKDRLYVPAPESLERKSAQSVLYHVLQVLLKNMLPILSFTAEEIYRHLPEKLQGDSDTVFGWRPALDGVGPIEPEEKELWDMVGRVRQEVTRAIEPLRKSKELGHSLDSHVILYLEKDKLKLLGQVQEHLRDVFIVSKAGIRPLEEAGQDSIAAQEEEGLRIEVRRAPGNKCPRCWVYSEDLGPDADADAVCPRCSQVVGGE, from the coding sequence ATGACCAACTACAAAAAGACTTTGAACCTCCCCCAGACAACTTTTCCCATGCGGGCCAACCTGACCCAGAATGAGCCCGGAACCCTGAAGTTCTGGGAAGAAACAGACGCTTACAAACAGATGATCCAAGCGGGTGGGGAAGCACCCCGTTATGTCCTGCACGACGGTCCCCCATACGCCAACGGCAATATCCACATGGGCACGGCCATGAACAAAATCCTCAAGGATATAATCGTCAAATCCAAAAACTTTAACGGTTACCTGGCCGAATACGTCCCGGGATGGGACTGTCACGGCCTGCCCATAGAACACAAGGTGGACCAGCAGCTCCGGGCCAAGGGCAAGGAAGTCCCGCCCCTGACGGTGCGCCGGCTGTGCCGCGAATATGCAACAAAGTACCTGGGGATTCAGCGCAAGGAATTCAAACGCCTGGGTGTCTTGGGAGTCTGGGATGATCCCTACCAGACCATGCATCCCCAATACGAGGCAGCCACAGCCAGGGAGCTTGGGCGTTTCATCCAGAACGGCCAGGTCATACGCGGCAAGAAGCCCATTTACTGGTGCATTGACTGCCGCACCGCACTGGCCGAGGCCGAGGTGGAATACGACCAGCATACCTCCCCCTCCATCTATGTGGCCTTTCCGGTAAAGGACACAGGCCTGCAGAAGATTTTTCCCCAGGTTGATCCGGATAAGACATACGCCCTCATCTGGACCACCACCCCCTGGACCCTGCCCGGCAACAAGGCCATAGCCGCCCATCCGGACCTGGAGTACTCCCTGGTGCAGGTGGACGGGGCATTTTATATCCTGGCCGGCGAACTGGTGGAAACCGCGGCCGGCATTTTCGGGTGGCAGGATTATACCGACATGGGCCGGGTCAGGGGAAGCGAGCTGGAGGGCCTGCAGGCCCGGCATCCTTTCCTGGAGCGCAGTTCTCCCTTTGTCCTGGCCGGGTACGTAAGCCTGGAAAGCGGTACAGGGCTTGTACACACTGCTCCAGGGCACGGGCGCGAGGACTATGAAACAGGCCTTAAATACGGCCTGGAAGTGCTGTCCCCCCTGGATGACCATGGCCGTTTCGATGATTCCGTGCCCTTTCTTGCCGGCAAAAATGTTCATGAAGCCAATCCACTGGTTGTGTCCAGGCTTGAGGAACAGGGACTTCTTCCGGCACAAAAAAAGATGACCCATTCCTACCCCCACTGCTGGCGCTGCAAGCAGCCGGTAATTTTCCGGGCCACCACCCAGTGGTTTATCACCATGGAGGCCAATTCTCTGCGGCACAAGGCCCTGGAAGCCATCAAGGAGCAGGTGCAGTGGATTCCGGCCTGGGGACGGGAAAGAATCTACTCCATGATTGAGCACCGCCCGGACTGGTGCATCTCCAGGCAGAGGAACTGGGGGGTGCCCATTGTGGCCCTGATCTGCGGCAAATGCGATCATGCCTATACAGACCCGGAGTGGTTCTTTTCCATAGTGGAGCGCTTTGAAAAGCATGAGCGGGGCTGCGATTACTGGTTCGAGGCGGAACTGGAGGAAGTGGTTCCCCAGGGGCTCAGCTGCCCTGAATGCGGCTCGCAGGAGTGGCAGAAAGAGGATGATATCCTGGATGTGTGGTTTGATTCCGGGACCAGCTTTGCTGCAGTACTGGAAAAGCGCCCGGAATGCTCTTTTCCTGCGGATATGTATCTGGAGGGAACGGATCAGCACCGGGGATGGTTTCACAGTTCACTGCTGGCCTCCATGGGAACCAGGGGCAGTCCTCCGTATAAAACTGTTCTCACCCACGGTTACGTGGTGGACGGGGAAGGGCGCAAGATGTCCAAGTCCATCGGCAACGTCATCGCCCCCCAGGAGATTATCGACAAGTACGGGGCCGAGATCCTGCGTATCTGGGTATCGGCCGTGGACTACCAGGAAGACGTGCGCATTTCCCAGGAGATCCTCACCCGGCTGGTGGATGCCTACCGCAGAATCAGAAACACCTGCCGCTATGTACTGAGCAATCTGTATGATTTTGACCCTCAAAAGGACATGGTGGATTTCGGGCGGATGCATCCCCTGGATCGCTATACCCTGCACCTGGTCATGGAAAAGGACCAGGCCATGCACAGGGCTTATGAGCGCTTTGAGTTTCACAAGGTTTATCACAACCTGCACAACCTTTGTGTGCTGGAGCTGTCGTCATTTTACCTGGATATCATCAAAGACAGGCTGTACGTCCCCGCACCGGAAAGCCTGGAGAGAAAATCGGCCCAGAGTGTTCTGTATCACGTACTGCAGGTGCTTCTTAAAAACATGCTGCCCATACTCAGCTTTACCGCTGAAGAGATATACCGCCACCTGCCGGAAAAGCTGCAGGGAGATTCGGATACAGTGTTCGGCTGGAGGCCCGCCCTTGATGGTGTGGGCCCCATTGAGCCGGAGGAAAAGGAACTCTGGGACATGGTGGGCCGCGTACGCCAGGAAGTGACCAGGGCCATAGAGCCTTTAAGGAAATCCAAGGAACTGGGGCATTCCCTGGACAGTCACGTGATACTCTACCTGGAAAAAGACAAGCTCAAACTACTTGGGCAGGTGCAGGAGCATTTAAGGGATGTGTTCATAGTGTCCAAGGCCGGGATCAGGCCTCTGGAAGAGGCCGGCCAGGACAGTATTGCCGCCCAGGAAGAGGAAGGCCTGCGCATAGAGGTCCGCAGAGCCCCGGGCAACAAATGTCCCCGCTGCTGGGTCTACAGCGAGGATCTGGGACCGGATGCGGATGCTGATGCAGTGTGCCCCAGGTGCAGCCAGGTAGTGGGCGGTGAATAA
- a CDS encoding type III pantothenate kinase yields MSLYKCLLVDAGNSSIKLALAGKKGLGPSFELPTDIRETSDSLGLKILAFFEQEQVKPQDIHAWLAASVVPRLNPVIKRAGKKICSSEVYQVPGDLHPDINNRYQNPGELGADRLVSAFAARRIYPGEGIIVVDFGTATTFDCIIKKDYSGGLICPGIFSSVQSLSTLTARLPWFSTEEAGDTLEICRSTTRGLAQGTVFGLAAMTDGLISGLKELMPADTMAVATGGGAAAVTPFCTSVDKIHPALLLQGLMFTAIDSKIL; encoded by the coding sequence TTGTCCTTATACAAGTGCCTGCTGGTGGATGCGGGCAATTCCAGCATCAAACTGGCCCTGGCCGGAAAAAAAGGCCTTGGGCCCTCTTTTGAGCTGCCCACAGACATACGGGAGACCTCGGACTCTCTGGGACTGAAAATCCTTGCCTTTTTTGAGCAGGAGCAGGTAAAACCTCAGGATATTCATGCCTGGCTTGCAGCATCTGTAGTGCCGCGCCTGAATCCGGTAATAAAGCGCGCAGGAAAAAAAATCTGCAGCTCAGAGGTGTACCAGGTACCCGGAGACCTGCATCCGGACATAAACAACCGCTACCAAAACCCGGGAGAACTGGGCGCGGACCGCTTAGTGAGCGCTTTTGCCGCCCGCAGGATATATCCGGGTGAAGGGATAATCGTGGTGGATTTCGGAACCGCCACAACTTTTGACTGCATCATAAAAAAAGACTATAGTGGAGGACTTATCTGTCCCGGTATTTTTTCTTCGGTGCAGTCCCTCAGCACACTAACGGCCAGGCTGCCCTGGTTCTCCACGGAAGAGGCCGGAGATACCCTGGAAATATGCCGAAGCACCACCCGGGGGCTGGCCCAGGGGACGGTTTTCGGTTTAGCCGCCATGACCGACGGGCTCATCTCAGGACTCAAAGAGCTCATGCCCGCAGATACCATGGCAGTGGCCACAGGCGGAGGAGCAGCCGCCGTGACCCCTTTTTGCACAAGCGTGGACAAAATACATCCGGCCCTGTTGCTTCAGGGACTGATGTTTACAGCAATAGACAGTAAAATTTTATAA
- a CDS encoding prolipoprotein diacylglyceryl transferase, which yields MKPILIDIGGLSIYAFGVFMAAAYLLAMAWGMREAGRKGLDRGMVLEFGFYVLIAGLAGSRLFYFLLYPGEFEGSLIRVLTFWDGGLVLIGGGITGAVALMFYLSLKKQDIRAWLDALAPATALGLVVGWMGCMFAGCGYGRPSQVPWAVTYTHPDSLGPLFVSLHPAQLYHALASLVIFIVLLGLRGRLKSKGQVAGLFLMLYAVSTMAVDFFRYEYEAMLWIFSPVQAVSMVLLVVGLALFVHKKA from the coding sequence ATGAAGCCGATTCTGATTGATATAGGGGGCTTAAGCATCTATGCTTTCGGTGTTTTCATGGCCGCCGCCTATCTGCTGGCCATGGCCTGGGGCATGCGCGAGGCCGGGCGCAAAGGACTGGACCGGGGGATGGTCCTTGAATTCGGCTTTTATGTGCTCATAGCCGGGCTGGCCGGTTCCAGGCTTTTTTATTTTCTATTGTATCCAGGCGAGTTTGAAGGCTCCCTGATCAGGGTACTTACCTTCTGGGACGGAGGTCTGGTGCTCATAGGCGGCGGGATAACCGGGGCCGTAGCCCTCATGTTTTACCTGAGTCTTAAAAAGCAGGATATCAGGGCCTGGCTTGATGCCCTGGCCCCTGCCACCGCTCTGGGGCTGGTAGTGGGCTGGATGGGCTGCATGTTCGCCGGCTGCGGCTACGGCCGCCCCAGCCAAGTTCCCTGGGCGGTAACCTATACCCATCCCGATTCCCTTGGCCCGCTTTTTGTCAGTCTGCATCCGGCTCAACTGTACCATGCCCTGGCCTCCCTGGTAATCTTTATTGTACTTCTCGGCCTGCGGGGCAGACTGAAATCAAAAGGACAGGTTGCAGGACTTTTTCTGATGCTGTATGCTGTAAGCACCATGGCGGTGGATTTTTTCCGTTATGAATATGAAGCCATGCTGTGGATTTTCAGCCCTGTCCAGGCTGTGAGTATGGTCTTGCTGGTTGTGGGTCTGGCCCTTTTTGTGCATAAGAAAGCTTAA
- the lspA gene encoding signal peptidase II, with product MPDRYKLVIILSAAILVLDQMTKIWVESSLALGETRTVIPGFFNLVFVLNPGAAFGFLADLEGSLRTYFFLGATGLAVVLIIHLLRTVQRQDYYLFTALGLILGGALGNMIDRIRLGMVIDFLDFHLGSHHWPAFNVADIAISVGAVLLIVSFYKKKRHEADSD from the coding sequence GTGCCGGACAGATACAAGCTGGTTATAATTTTGTCTGCCGCCATCCTGGTGCTGGATCAGATGACCAAGATATGGGTCGAGAGCAGCCTGGCTCTGGGAGAGACAAGAACTGTCATTCCGGGTTTTTTCAACTTAGTTTTTGTCCTCAACCCTGGTGCAGCCTTTGGATTTCTGGCGGACCTGGAAGGCAGCCTGAGGACCTATTTTTTCCTGGGGGCCACCGGTCTGGCTGTGGTGCTCATAATTCATCTACTTAGAACGGTACAGCGCCAGGATTATTATCTGTTCACAGCCCTGGGCCTTATCCTGGGCGGGGCCCTGGGGAACATGATTGACCGCATCCGGCTGGGTATGGTCATTGATTTTCTGGATTTTCACTTAGGCAGCCATCACTGGCCGGCTTTCAACGTTGCAGATATTGCAATCTCTGTTGGAGCGGTTCTGCTTATAGTCTCTTTTTACAAGAAAAAGCGCCATGAAGCCGATTCTGATTGA
- the ybgF gene encoding tol-pal system protein YbgF, with amino-acid sequence MLIVKTFLLAVAVFVLSACVTGQSGVDRMQMQIRNLERQQHEDRQEMEQELERHQEELAAATKALEEKVAEAGGPVQASQAHLWAELESLRVQVATMSGNLDALERKVFRMGEDQDIPEEVKALQQRTQKLDRHLQTMASQLGVDLQDEVETAAISDDPDLEPVGDPQTARALYQRALDSFYDREYERAQSLWEEFAENYPEHDLISNAYFWQGESFYQMQEYAEAALAYQEVISNYPDSNKITASMLKQGMSFIELGREEAGQLVLNELLEEYPDSAEARRARAFISEEDL; translated from the coding sequence ATGCTGATTGTCAAAACCTTTTTGCTCGCGGTGGCCGTCTTTGTTCTTAGTGCCTGCGTAACCGGGCAGTCAGGGGTTGACCGCATGCAGATGCAGATAAGAAACCTGGAGCGCCAGCAGCACGAGGACCGCCAGGAAATGGAACAGGAACTTGAGAGACACCAGGAAGAACTGGCTGCCGCCACAAAAGCCCTGGAAGAAAAGGTGGCCGAGGCCGGAGGCCCGGTACAGGCAAGCCAGGCCCACCTGTGGGCCGAGCTGGAATCCCTCCGGGTTCAAGTAGCCACCATGAGCGGCAACCTGGATGCACTGGAGAGGAAGGTATTCCGGATGGGAGAGGACCAGGATATTCCAGAAGAGGTCAAGGCCCTGCAGCAAAGGACACAAAAACTGGACAGGCACCTGCAGACCATGGCCAGCCAGCTGGGCGTGGATCTTCAGGACGAGGTGGAAACAGCGGCCATTTCCGATGATCCCGATCTTGAACCTGTCGGTGACCCCCAGACCGCCAGGGCCCTTTATCAGCGGGCTCTGGACTCGTTTTATGACCGGGAGTACGAGCGTGCCCAGTCATTGTGGGAAGAATTCGCTGAAAATTATCCCGAACATGACCTGATTTCCAATGCCTATTTCTGGCAGGGGGAGTCGTTTTATCAGATGCAGGAGTACGCCGAGGCCGCCCTGGCCTACCAGGAAGTCATTTCCAATTATCCTGACAGCAACAAGATTACCGCCAGCATGCTCAAACAGGGCATGTCCTTTATTGAGCTGGGCAGGGAGGAAGCCGGGCAGCTGGTGCTCAATGAGCTCCTGGAAGAGTACCCGGACAGCGCAGAAGCCAGAAGGGCCAGGGCTTTTATATCTGAAGAAGACCTGTAA
- a CDS encoding PLD nuclease N-terminal domain-containing protein, translating into MFEIPVVEIFRASPWALLILIVPILPNLWAILHIFRCDFDTAQEKLAWLGLSVFIPFIGGLLYLFVGRRRGTKVC; encoded by the coding sequence ATGTTTGAAATACCAGTAGTCGAGATTTTCAGGGCCAGCCCCTGGGCTTTATTGATACTTATTGTTCCCATTCTGCCCAATTTATGGGCCATCCTGCACATATTCCGCTGCGATTTCGATACAGCCCAGGAAAAACTGGCCTGGCTGGGCCTGTCCGTATTCATTCCCTTTATCGGGGGGCTTTTGTACCTTTTTGTGGGGCGAAGAAGAGGGACTAAAGTATGCTGA
- a CDS encoding NIL domain-containing protein, translating to MQTAEEFSKIISLHFSPEVVRKPMMYNLAKKFDLTFNILKAKISPREEGHMILELSGDLEDYKKGVSYLQEHGISIRDVAQSMTRDESLCTHCGVCTALCFNRALRLDKATRKILFDEDKCTACSNCTRICPVGAMQVESNGDF from the coding sequence ATGCAGACAGCTGAAGAATTTTCCAAGATAATTTCCCTGCACTTTTCGCCAGAAGTGGTGCGCAAGCCCATGATGTACAACCTGGCCAAGAAGTTTGACCTGACCTTTAATATCCTCAAGGCCAAAATCAGCCCCAGGGAAGAGGGGCATATGATCCTGGAGCTTTCCGGCGACCTTGAGGATTACAAAAAAGGGGTTTCATATCTGCAGGAGCACGGAATAAGTATCAGGGACGTGGCTCAGTCCATGACCCGGGACGAAAGCCTGTGCACTCACTGCGGGGTATGCACGGCCCTTTGTTTCAACAGGGCCCTCAGGTTAGATAAGGCTACCAGGAAGATACTCTTCGACGAAGACAAGTGTACCGCCTGCAGCAACTGCACCCGCATATGCCCGGTGGGGGCGATGCAGGTGGAGTCCAACGGGGATTTCTGA